The following coding sequences lie in one Lolium perenne isolate Kyuss_39 chromosome 2, Kyuss_2.0, whole genome shotgun sequence genomic window:
- the LOC127335648 gene encoding F-box protein KIB4, with the protein MLRTLRKLLSVSSCSLKEIQRNSPLLETEVVVRNSPEIPQDVLLDIFALLEIPDLIRAGSVCSSWRSACTTIFSQPELYKRPQTPCLLYTSESAGENVACLYSLAEKRVYNFTLPDPPIRSRYLVGSSHGWLLTADEKSELHLVNVATGQQIALPSVITNESVKPIFDNAGTIDKYELWDPMHDIDLDFQYIGHDMTIHALDELRDVFYHQSFIFLDPSTGSYIVVLIHGLSLQLSFARVGDCKWTLLPPGWDYQQCIYTDGLLYAFTRFGRVDTFDLTSPTFTMNTITDCMKNYIPACMYVVQTPCGDLLQVRRDFDLIDTDDNKLICKTKKILLYKVDMAAKELVEMKDLHDQVLFLGYNQSQSLSAKEFPQLKPNCVYFTDSESHVWKYKNYCRDIGVLNLENDTREEILPQLWCSWPNPIWLTPSLARMNWICTNT; encoded by the coding sequence ATGTTGAGAACTTTGCGTAAGCTCCTATCTGTTTCTTCCTGTTCGCTAAAGGAAATTCAGAGAAACTCGCCGCTTTTGGAAACTGAGGTCGTGGTCAGAAATTCGCCGGAGATTCCACAGGATGTATTGCTGGATATCTTTGCCCTCCTGGAGATCCCTGACCTCATCCGTGCCGGATCTGTCTGCTCGTCATGGCGCTCTGCGTGCACCACCATATTCAGCCAGCCTGAACTGTACAAAAGGCCTCAGACCCCTTGCCTCCTCTACACGTCCGAGTCTGCTGGTGAGAACGTAGCTTGTCTCTACAGCCTCGCAGAAAAGCGAGTCTACAATTTTACTCTTCCAGATCCGCCTATCCGCAGTAGGTATCTGGTTGGGTCCTCACATGGCTGGCTTCTTACTGCTGATGAGAAGTCCGAGCTACACCTTGTCAATGTGGCCACTGGTCAACAGATTGCTCTCCCGTCAGTAATCACCAATGAGAGTGTGAAGCCGATCTTTGACAACGCAGGCACAATTGACAAGTATGAGTTGTGGGACCCAATGCACGACATTGACTTAGACTTTCAATATATTGGTCACGATATGACAATTCATGCTCTCGATGAGCTTCGTGACGTCTTCTACCACCAATCTTTCATATTTCTTGATCCGTCCACAGGAAGCTACATTGTAGTTCTCATTCACGGTCTATCACTTCAGCTTTCGTTTGCAAGGGTAGGAGATTGCAAGTGGACCTTGCTGCCGCCAGGTTGGGACTACCAACAATGCATCTACACGGATGGTTTGCTGTACGCATTCACGAGATTCGGAAGAGTCGACACTTTTGATCTCACCAGTCCTACCTTCACAATGAATACAATTACAGATTGCATGAAGAATTATATCCCTGCGTGCATGTATGTTGTTCagactccgtgcggtgatctgctgCAAGTTCGCAGGGATTTTGACCTCATAGATACGGATGACAACAAGCTCATATGCAAGACCAAGAAAATATTGCTATATAAAGTTGATATGGCAGCAAAAGAGCTTGTGGAAATGAAGGACTTGCATGATCAGGTGTTGTTTCTTGGGTATAACCAGTCACAATCCCTTAGTGCTAAAGAATTTCCCCAGTTGAAGCCAAATTGTGTCTATTTCACAGATAGCGAGTCACATGTTTGGAAATATAAGAATTATTGCCGGGATATAGGTGTTCTCAACTTGGAAAATGACACCAGGGAAGAAATTTTACCTCAGCTTTGGTGCAGCTGGCCGAACCCCATATGGTTAACACCCAGTCTCGCAAGGATGAATTGGATTTGCACAAATACTTAG